In Effusibacillus lacus, the following are encoded in one genomic region:
- a CDS encoding CvpA family protein: MIEIWTVQKVDILIICLLSWAGVIGWRRGGYRSLLDCMGVGSAIALVVFAIPHIQDRLIDGWWAHEFRQWLYDHIRAVPTGQGLSEQGKSVAESLYHMLVVGIGALAVWIGIQMILKVFQTVMKEPGESLFSRISGSVIGFSMGSVFAAYVVQCLGLLSWVQGMESLDRQLAHSFFYWFVTNWIAS; this comes from the coding sequence ATGATAGAGATTTGGACGGTTCAGAAGGTAGATATATTGATAATCTGCCTGCTGTCATGGGCGGGTGTAATAGGATGGAGACGCGGGGGATACAGGTCGCTGCTCGATTGCATGGGTGTCGGTTCCGCAATTGCGTTGGTGGTATTTGCGATTCCACATATCCAAGACAGATTAATAGATGGATGGTGGGCTCATGAGTTCAGGCAATGGCTGTATGATCACATAAGGGCGGTTCCGACGGGGCAGGGGTTGTCCGAACAGGGGAAGAGTGTGGCGGAAAGCCTCTATCACATGTTGGTGGTGGGAATTGGCGCCCTGGCCGTATGGATCGGAATCCAGATGATTCTTAAAGTGTTCCAGACGGTAATGAAGGAACCGGGGGAGTCTCTCTTTTCGAGAATTTCAGGGAGTGTGATCGGTTTCTCCATGGGGAGCGTGTTTGCGGCATATGTGGTACAATGTCTAGGACTCTTATCCTGGGTGCAGGGAATGGAATCCTTGGACCGGCAACTGGCTCATTCGTTTTTTTACTGGTTTGTGACGAATTGGATTGCAAGTTGA
- the yyaC gene encoding spore protease YyaC, which yields MSNLKIDHTLPNARSALRFHLFDLIAGQISDRKMVFVCIGTDRSTGDSLGPLVGSRLETLLAPDDCSIYGTLENPVHAVNLTETLQTIKRIHQNPFIIAIDACLGQLSSVGMISVGVGPLKPGAGVNKNLPEVGDIHITGIVNVGGFMEYFVLQNTRLSVVMKMAECIAQTLAETVPSLLRVPPYRDVRLESNYL from the coding sequence ATGTCCAATCTTAAAATCGATCATACCCTGCCCAACGCCCGGTCCGCGCTCCGGTTCCACCTGTTCGATCTGATAGCCGGCCAGATTTCTGATCGAAAAATGGTGTTTGTTTGCATCGGAACCGACAGGTCAACGGGAGACTCGCTGGGGCCGCTTGTAGGCAGCAGATTGGAAACCCTGCTGGCCCCCGATGACTGTTCCATCTATGGTACACTGGAAAATCCGGTTCATGCCGTAAATCTCACCGAGACCTTGCAGACCATCAAACGGATTCATCAAAATCCTTTCATTATCGCGATTGATGCTTGCCTGGGGCAACTGAGTTCCGTCGGCATGATATCGGTCGGTGTCGGCCCTTTAAAGCCGGGAGCCGGCGTGAACAAGAATCTGCCGGAAGTCGGCGACATTCATATTACGGGCATTGTGAATGTGGGCGGATTCATGGAGTATTTTGTCCTGCAGAACACCCGCTTGTCGGTAGTCATGAAAATGGCTGAGTGCATTGCCCAAACCCTTGCTGAAACCGTTCCCTCTTTGCTGAGAGTTCCCCCGTATAGAGATGTCCGGTTGGAATCAAACTATCTTTGA
- a CDS encoding YkuS family protein, translating into MNRIAVEANLSPVREYLSNKGFQVDTLDASNMNQARNNNYAAVVISGTDQNLMGIHNVAQDCPVINAHGLTPEQVYNRIQELK; encoded by the coding sequence ATGAATCGAATTGCAGTTGAAGCCAATCTTTCTCCCGTACGTGAATACCTCTCCAACAAAGGCTTCCAGGTGGATACGCTTGACGCATCCAATATGAACCAGGCACGGAACAACAACTACGCCGCCGTGGTCATCTCCGGCACCGACCAAAACCTGATGGGCATTCACAACGTCGCGCAGGATTGTCCGGTCATCAATGCCCATGGCCTCACACCCGAACAGGTATATAACCGGATTCAAGAATTGAAATGA
- a CDS encoding diacylglycerol/lipid kinase family protein, producing the protein MTRRLFVINPNAGKGRALRYWKLAEAELHKRQIVYDCFMTNAPGDAVGHLKNLAGFYDQVIAVGGDGTIHEVVNGIVQTGAKLGIIPAGTGNDFAQYLNLNGHFDPVRSVERILQNQSVPVDLVCMQEKVFINVAGMGFDAAVAADVNRSTFLKKMGSLGYVASVMRQLPGYRPGAAMIEIDGSKHHFEDAWLIAVGNGGVYGGGMKILPQADCRDGLLEVCVVSGISKLELLRVFPKVFSGSHVRHPAVKMFRGSEVRVISKANLRIHADGEIVTRVRDTEPEEFQTDEKFKILPKAIDLLV; encoded by the coding sequence ATGACCAGGCGCCTGTTTGTCATAAACCCCAACGCGGGCAAGGGACGTGCGTTGCGCTATTGGAAGTTGGCGGAAGCCGAACTGCATAAACGTCAGATCGTGTATGACTGCTTTATGACGAATGCCCCGGGTGATGCGGTCGGCCATCTGAAGAACCTTGCTGGCTTTTACGATCAAGTGATCGCGGTCGGCGGTGACGGCACCATTCATGAAGTTGTGAACGGAATCGTACAAACCGGGGCAAAACTGGGTATTATTCCGGCTGGAACCGGCAATGACTTTGCCCAGTATTTGAATCTGAACGGTCATTTCGATCCGGTTCGGTCAGTTGAAAGGATCCTTCAGAACCAATCCGTCCCTGTTGACTTGGTCTGCATGCAGGAAAAAGTGTTTATCAATGTGGCTGGAATGGGATTTGATGCGGCGGTGGCAGCCGATGTAAATCGGTCCACTTTCCTGAAAAAAATGGGCTCTCTTGGCTATGTCGCATCTGTTATGAGGCAACTGCCCGGTTACCGGCCGGGAGCGGCGATGATTGAAATTGACGGAAGCAAGCACCACTTTGAAGATGCCTGGTTGATTGCGGTAGGAAACGGAGGGGTCTACGGCGGTGGGATGAAGATTTTGCCCCAGGCGGATTGCCGAGACGGTTTGCTCGAAGTGTGCGTTGTGTCCGGGATCTCCAAGCTGGAATTGCTGCGAGTGTTTCCGAAGGTGTTTTCCGGATCTCATGTTCGACACCCGGCGGTAAAAATGTTCCGGGGGAGTGAGGTTCGCGTCATCTCCAAAGCAAATCTGAGGATTCATGCGGACGGGGAGATTGTAACCCGGGTCAGGGACACTGAGCCTGAAGAATTTCAAACGGACGAAAAGTTTAAGATTCTGCCGAAGGCGATAGATCTATTGGTATGA
- a CDS encoding DUF4446 family protein — MFDYRQWILENLETVVLVLIGLLVLALFFFIINTVRLNQLHRRYRQLMRGVDKSNLEELIFKQAEELKNLREKVSQVQDVQEQVQQEIRRSLGPIGVIRYNAFDDVGSDLSFSVSILNREKNGIVLTSLYGREDSRIYAKPIVNGESQYKMTEEEKQAVSIAVQNAAK, encoded by the coding sequence ATGTTTGATTATCGGCAATGGATCTTGGAGAATCTTGAAACTGTCGTGTTGGTTCTGATTGGGCTTTTGGTGCTGGCATTATTCTTCTTTATCATCAATACCGTTCGGCTAAACCAACTTCACAGAAGGTATCGGCAATTGATGCGAGGGGTCGACAAATCCAATCTGGAGGAATTGATCTTTAAACAGGCGGAGGAACTGAAAAACCTGCGGGAGAAAGTCAGCCAGGTACAAGATGTGCAGGAACAAGTTCAACAAGAGATCCGGAGAAGTCTGGGACCCATTGGGGTTATTCGTTACAATGCGTTTGACGATGTGGGTTCGGATCTGAGTTTTTCCGTATCCATTCTGAACCGGGAAAAGAACGGAATTGTCCTGACAAGTTTATATGGACGGGAAGATTCCAGGATCTATGCGAAACCCATCGTGAACGGCGAATCGCAATACAAAATGACGGAAGAAGAGAAGCAGGCGGTCAGCATCGCTGTTCAGAACGCGGCCAAATGA